The Arabidopsis thaliana chromosome 5, partial sequence genomic interval ttcagCGTGGATTTAATGCAATAGTTTAGCTGACAGAAAGGTGAATGTCTAGGCATTCGATGGTTTCCTGGGATCGTTGAAGATTCTCTTCTGAAGAAGTTGGCAAAGTATCAAATGTTGACTCTGCCGCTACGATAAGATAACGGTACGGGAATATTTCTCCCTAATAGCTAACGAAAATAACAATCactattttactttttgttgattttttctaatttctactatacaaatttgattaccaggaaaatattttatttttattttttatcatttgtttttttttttaccaaagatATATTTGGTTACTTTATTCAACTCAATTGTCAAGGAACCTGGATCTAGTGTAAATTCTCTTACATGAGACATCACTTCATTAGttctataataatataataaaccGATGAAAAGATGGGGAAGTAAGGCAAAGAATTGCCTTGTCGGAGAGGCCAGTGTCCTTAGAGTAATGCTAAACCCTAACATATTGTCTTGGGGCTTGAAGCTCTCTAAAGCAACTTCACCGCTTAAACATTGCATCCTTCTCTCCCtctacattttatttgttataaacCCTGGTCCATGGACTTCCCAGCAAATCCATATTTCAGAAATCTTAAACGTTTATACGATAATGGGAAGATCACCAATGGTTCCTATGGCTGttcttgtttatgtttctctactgttctctgtttcttattcCTCCACGTTCGTCATCACAAATAACTGTCCCTTTACTATATGGCCTGGAACTCTTGCAGGCTCTGGCACCCAGCCACTACCCACCACAGGGTTCAGGCTTGATGTGGGACAGTCTGTTAGAATTCCCACGGCTCTAGGCTGGTCAGGTCGTATTTGGGCTAGGACTGGCTGCAACTTTGATGCTAACGGCGCGGGAAAATGTATGACTGGAGACTGCGGCGGAAAGCTGGAGTGTGCTGGTAATGGCGCTGCTCCGCCGACATCTCTTTTCGAGATCACACTCGGTCACGGTTCTGATGACAAAGATTTCTATGATGTCAGTCTCGTTGATGGGTATAACCTTCCCATAGTTGCTCTCCCGACGGGTGGTGGACTGGTTGGCGCTTGTAATGCTACAGGATGTGTTGCTGATATCAATATTAGCTGTCCAAAGGAGCTTCAAGTGATGGGAGAGGAAGAGGCTGAAAGAGGAGGGGTTGTTGCATGCAAGAGCGCTTGTGAGGCCTTTGGGTTGGACCAGTACTGTTGCAGCGGTCAGTTTGCTAACCCGACCACATGCCGACCGTCTTTATACTCTTCCATCTTCAAGAGAGCTTGTCCCAGAGCTTATAGCTATGCCTTCGATGATGGAACCAGTACTTTCACCTGCAAGGCTTCTGAATATGCAATTATCTTCTGCCCTGGCAGGTATATATGATATGCCCTTTctcattttaatttgttacaATGCTCTCTGCAACCTTTCAAAAACTGTCTGCATATTCTGATTGATTATCTTTCCCCGTATTGAATCCAGGGTAAAAAGACCAGACAGTCTGAACTCGGATCCTCCCAGCCCACCTCAGAATCAGTTAGGGCAACCTATGGCTCCCCCAACTCAAAATCAGTATGGTCAACCTATGGCTCCTGCACCTCAGTATCAGTACGGTCAACCTATGGCTCCACCGACTCAAAATCAGTATGGTCAACCTCTGGCTCCTCCGACTCAAAATCAATACGATCAACCTCTGGCTCCTCCGACTCAAAATCAATATGGTCAACCTATGGCTCCACCAACTCCGCCCCCACCCGGACCAAACGAGGATTCAATGACTCCCCCACCTCAGAATCAGAATGGGGATGGGCAGTTCATGCCTCCTCCCACTTTGGACCAAGATCCAAACGACCAGTATATGAATCCCCCAATTCAGGATCAGAGTCAAAGAGAGACTCAATCTTCATCCGATCTTCTTCGACCTTACCCTGTCTTGTTGCTTCTTGGCTTTAGTCTAACTGCTTTGAGGCAATCTGGCACGACATGAAACATAATCATTCtactttttaattagaaatgCTACATAACTGTGTAGAGGAATCAAACAGACCATGTTTAATGTCTTCTCAGAGATTTTTTATACTCCAATAATCAATGTCCTTAGATTTACCTTGAATTGTTTGAATTGACATGTAAAACTCTATTTCATGTATATAATGTCGTCTCAACTGAATAAATGAAATGTTGCGTTTAAGGAGTGGGagatatcaaaatcataacTCATTTCTTGGCTTTTGGCTTCTTAGGGGCAGAATTTCTAGCCTTCTTTGCTGGTGGCTGCTTCTCTTTAGATGgtcttcctctcttttttcctaTAACCTGCAAATATTCCACATGTAACAAATATTCTTTTACTGTAATGGATTTACATCGATTTCATAGGAGGAAATTCTAAGTTTTGTCATCGTACAGTTTCGCCTTTTGCTTTGGCTTTGGGTTTGGCTTTTGTGTTGGTTTCTTCCTCTGTGCCTACACTTTGATCAGCTGGCTTTACAGCAGTCTTGGCgtttttgttactttcatCATCTGATTCGAACGTAAATCCTTCCAGAGTGCCTAAATGGGTTATTGTATTAGCCAGAGAAGTAGACATTTGCGTAAAATCAGTTTACTATATCCAGAATAGGGCTTCAAGAAGACTGGCAATAATGAAGTCACTTGgaacagaaacagagaaaacgaGCTGACCTTCCACCATTGTTTCTGCCTCGTAGACATTAGATTGTGGTATCAGCTGTATGAAGTCATTCATAATAGCTTCAATCTGACAAGGGAACATATAATCCAAAAATTAGGCTATCCCTCcaatttatgttttagtttccCAACCAAATGCTAAAAAGTTTAGAGTGCACATAGAGTCGCGATCTATGAGCAATATACAACTTAAGATGGTATCTGCATACATATACATTGAAACAAGAAAGCGCAATAGAAATTACCAACCTTAGCCTCTGTCTGACCTACGTTAACCTGAAATACAAGATCGCTGGTATGAATAATTGTACCACAAGTTCCCTTACAATCCGAGAAGGTACAAGAAGAACTAAAAACATACAACGCAAAATGTTCTGGATGGAATGATTGTTGATTTATATATGGTTCCTGAAACATTAAGTGAAAAAGGGTTACTAAAGAGACTCCAGTCATGGTAAACTAATTCTGTAACCTGTTACTTGTAACTGAATCAGCTCTGTTACACACAAGAGGCATAGCTGATTCTGCTACATGTTTTGCAAAAGAGTACGAGAACTATTTTTGGAGTTTCAATGGGAGAAATCgaaaattcaaaagcataAAGAGTTAAGCcagcaatatatatatatatatatatatatatatatatatatatatatatatttgagtGAACATACCTTTCAAGTCCAAGTACATGTCCCCGGTTGTGTCTGAAACAACCACGCGTCCAACAGCCCCCATGTCTCCACTCAAATCTATCGAGTCACCTTCACATTCAACGAGTACCTGTAAATATagttcattgtttttgttaaccaCTGTGCTTtatcaacaaataaaactctaaaaatagATGCAGTTTGGCCTTTCCAGAACATAAGTGTCACCAGCTTCCATAACAATGATATATAAACGTAGAGTGTAAAACCATGTGCAAAGAAACATAGTTGTATTACCTTTGTACGATTAACCTTCTCAGAAAGTACCAAAGGCAATCTTGAACTTGAGCCCTGCAAATTTAAAGCTGATCATTAGGAAGAAccagagaagaaacaacaatagTGGTCCTCATACAAAGGTCCTTACAGAAGAAGGCTTGATCTTCTGATCCGTTGTTACTTCCTCGGCTATAATGGTATCTGTATCtgtatctttatctttatctgCATGATAGAGGAACCGTTGTGTTCCTTTAGAAAAATCctaaaaattcacaaacacTGATACAATTCTTACCttcagtttttaaaatttcttgtGCACAATTTTCTTCCTTGGGTGTCTTGCGACTGCtttttgactttgtttttggagatttttccGGTGTTACTTGCTCGGCTATAGTGGTATCTGTATCTTTATCTGCATGATAGAGGAACCGTTACATTACTTAAGAAAAAtcctaaattaaaaaaaaaaaaacattgatacaattcttaccttcagtttttaaaatttcctGTGCACTATTTCCTTCCTTGGGTGTCTTGCGACTGCtttttgactttgtttttggagatttttccTTTCGAACTGTCTTAACTGCTGGTTCTTCCTCTGTAGCTTCAAGAACAAAATCCGCATCCTTTTCAGTTGACACAGTCACTTCCTGCTTTATAGGAGAGGATGGCTCAGAATCAGATGAGACAAGCCATACAGAATCAGCTCCTCCCTGCTAATGATACATTTAAATAATGTTAACATATCTTCTCAACACTATACCAAATTAAGAGTTAGTAGTTTTACACCCCTACGATATTATATTCCATAAATTAAACTGATCCATGCAGACACAAAACcttgaaataaaaaactaaGACAGATAAGAGTGCTGGCGATAGATCACCAACTAATTTCATCATATCTCATAGAAGTCCAAAGCTGTCCTAGAGTTAGTTTATAACTAGTATACCACTATCTTGACAATACAATCCATTTATCAGGCAGATACATTCTGACAAGAAACACTTGAATCACAATATCGACCCACTAAAGCAAGTAGAGGCAACAGAAACACTAAGGAGTACGATGGAGACAGTGTCCAAAAGGTTCTTACTTGAGCATCCTTATGCTTGCTAGAGAGTTTTTCACAGTCAACgttgtttccattctccttccCTGCACACGAATCTGCCCGAGTCAAATACATGCTTTTAAGAGCTCAACAGTTGAACAATACTCCCCTAAATTCATAAATTGATATTCTCTCCCTCGCCCTCCAAGAAGGAAATGACCCATAAATGTTTGTTCCTCTAATCTCAAAGCAAAACAACACAGAAAATCTTCCATACCTTCAAGGTTGAGACTAGCatctgctttcttctttctagaAAACACCTGCTCGATACTCACTTGCTTCGTCACAACCTTCGTTTCGGAATTCTTCCTAGTCAGTAACTCCACAGATTCTGTCTCAAGAACCACAATGTCGTCACCGTCATCATCAGGCAAAGGAAGAGACGAAATGACTTCAGATTCCCTATAAGGACTATCATCATCTGAAGATGATAGCGACAACAATGAAGTAGTCATGGGTGCCTGCGTAACAAAACCATCCACTTTCAATTgttaatttctatatatttcaaacaaatatataaaatagaaacagaAATCAGATTGAATCTGGAACCTCGTAAGAGCGAAGCCAATCTGGAGATCCCTCTCTAGAGCTGCTGCTCATAATTTCACTTCTTCAGAGCTCAAAACAACAATCTAAGCTTCTTCCCAGCTTCAATATCCACTCaattacaacaaaatcagGTCGTACATTCAGGATTTACTTCGCAatatcaaaaccctaaaaagagATCTTAAAAGCTATAAATTCGATTGAAAATCACATGAAATCGAAGCtcacatgaagaagaagaagacaaaattgaGTGATTGACGAATCTAATGAGGTTAAAACCCGGCGAGGAGACGTGGAAAAGGCATCTGAATTGACTGAGGCCTGAGGGAAGAAGCAATGATTTCGCCGGCGGAGAGATTGAAGTGTGTGAAAGACGCGGGAAGAAGATTGGGGCATAAACTGCTTGTTCGAGTTTCCAAGTGTTTGGTCACAAGAGCAATACTATCCCCAACGTCGACGTAAAATTTACTAAAAGCCCAATAtgttttaatagaaaaattaacataaaGCCCAAATTCGATGTAATGGGCTTTCATCTTTCAGGAAAAATTAACATTAGCCCAGATATGCCAATAGAGTAGAGATAATGACGAGTGACGACATAAAAAAAGGCACGCAaagaatataatattaatttcttgGTGGACAAGCATGTTTGACCattctcattttcttgtgCCCAAACTTATATTTGGTATGCTCCTCCTACATATAGACAAGACAATGGTAATTCGACAATTCATCAAGTCTCAAATCTAAATAAGTAAACATGAAGAGTGAAGGTCGTCATCAAGGCGTCGTAAGGACAGGAATGATTCATCCGCGGGGCTTTAATCCTCGACACACCAACCGACTCGATTCACCACCagtttttggagattttacCAAAATGCAACCAAAGACTACCAACCATTCAAATATCATCGGAGAAAGTGAGCGGTCCAAGTACAGTAATTGTCATGTGTCGCCGGCTATCAAGTCGGGCCATAAATCTAAGGGTCGCCGTAAGCTACAACCGACAAGTTGGTGGAGTGAGGATAAGCTAGACCGGCTCATCGGGTCGGATTCATCCTCTGCTAAGGATATTTTGGATATGTTATGTAGTGAAGATCATGATGAGTATTAATAATTATCATGATGATTAACCATCTCGTTTAAGATGTATGaagattattgttttttattttatatatgtttgaacTTTCATagaaatgataataattatgGGAAGAAATGTAATTATACTTTTGTGTCAAAAGCAATCTaacgattttttttacaaaattgtaaaatgaaTAACATGGTGTTGGCAACGGTAAAAAAACATGTAGCTATTATTATTATGGGCCGAATAAAGTAATGTAGTATTATAATGGGCAAATGAGGCCCAATAATACATCCGGTAGAAACACGGAACCGGCATAAATGAGGGAgataaggagaagaagaagcgaaagAATAAAAGTGTGACAaattaagaagagagaaatgggGAAAGACGGAGAAGGAGACAAGAAGCGAGAAACAATGGCGGTGATGAGCTTAATGAAGGATCAACAGAATCCAATTCAACAGTTTCAAGTCAAATTCAAGGAGATTGAGACTGGTTTCAAGTCGTGGTTATCAAAACAGAAGTTACCGGTGGAAGCCGCCGTTGTCACGGCCATGGGTGGTGTTCAGGGAGCTTTTATCGGTGGTTTAATGGGAACTTTATCTCCTGAAATGCCTCAGGCTGGTATTGACCCTCAAGCTATGGCTTCGCTAAAGCAAACTCAGGTTTaatttaaaccctaattttgattTACTGGTTATGTCACTTTCAGCCATTTATTGctattttttgaagtttttgatttttgactGAATTTATTGTAGGCTCTTGTTGGTGGGCCTTTGGTTCAAGCTCGGAACTTTGCTGCTATAACTGGTGTTAATGCTGGTATTGCTTGTGTTATGAAACGGATTAGAGGCAAGGAGGATTTAGAATCTGCgtaagttttcatttttgatcCTTGAATATTGTAGCTTAATCTTAAAGCATgtattgtgtgtgtgtgtgtgtgtgaattGTTGTTTCCTGGTTCTTACATTTCATCAATGATCTAGGACTTAACGAATTCTAGAAACTGAATTCTGGAGCTGTTTTTAGAGACAATTAGTGTCTGCAAAACTGCAACtagtgtttatgtttttgcaaTTGTCATTTTTCTGATCAACAGTAAGATTTTGAATAGCTGACATAAGTTACAGGTCTTAATCAGATTCTCTGTCACAAGATTGATTCCATGACAGGAAAAAAAGATGACttcgtttgttttttcatcatttattGCTTCATAGAGTTACAATCTCTTTCTCGAATCAGCTGTTATGATCATTCTGATACTTATAATGATTCACTGTTCATGTAGGGCTTTATCCACTTGTGTGTGTTTACTTTTGAAAGAATCTAGATACAATCTTTGATGCGTGCAGATTCTCAGTGGCTTATTTGTagcttgtttgtttgttgaaacTCGATGTGTGAAAAAGAGTCATGTTTTTCGACTGTGTAGTGTGGTCGCAGCATTCGGATCTGGAGTTGCATATTCTCTTGTGAGCGCAGGATTACAAGGACAGCCTATGAATGCAATCACCACTGCTGCTGGTTTCGCTGTTTTTCAAGGAGTGTTTTTCAAGGTAagtgatcatatatataaataggaGATAAGACTCTTCTTGAAACTAGGCAGGCATGTCATTAAACAtctgtttctattttcttcttttcggTCTTGTTCAGTTGGGTGAAAGGTTCTCTAAACCAAGTGTTGAAGATCCATATTACACCCGGGGAAGATCTATGTTGTTGAAACTGGGTCTAGAGAAGTATGAGAAGAACTTCAAGAAAGGTTTATTAGCTGACCCAACTCTGCCATTGCTCACTGATAGGTAACTATACTGTTTTGAGCTCCAGAGGTTTCATACTCTGTTCCAACTAAAGTTAATTGTCTTAGATCAAAATCTTATGCCCGCTAAATTGTGTGTCCAGCGCGCTAAGAGACGTGAGCATCCCGCCTGGACCAAGGCTACTGATACTTGATCACATCCAAAGGTTCGAATCTAACTGCTCATCGCCCTATTTTGAGAGACATGAATCTGCGAAATGACTGAAGTGAATTGAATTGTGGTGATTATTTATACAGGGACCCTGAGCTAAAGGGCAAGCGGGGAAGTCGtggttgagacttgagagcctctctccttcttctgcagaatctttgttgttgtaaGATGTTATAAGGATCTCAAGCACCTATTATTcttaaatattattggttgATGTTGCTAGCAAGAAAAATTGAATACAACCTTAAAATATGGTCGCGATATCTAAAAGTTCACACAAAGTTTTCTATATGTACCTGGAAATAGTTGAATTAATGTATGTATAACCCAATAAAAGCTCTTAATCCAGCAGTAATGTGATCATTTAAAGCCAAA includes:
- a CDS encoding Pathogenesis-related thaumatin superfamily protein — encoded protein: MKRWGSKAKNCLVGEASVLRVMLNPNILSWGLKLSKATSPLKHCILLSLYILFVINPGPWTSQQIHISEILNVYTIMGRSPMVPMAVLVYVSLLFSVSYSSTFVITNNCPFTIWPGTLAGSGTQPLPTTGFRLDVGQSVRIPTALGWSGRIWARTGCNFDANGAGKCMTGDCGGKLECAGNGAAPPTSLFEITLGHGSDDKDFYDVSLVDGYNLPIVALPTGGGLVGACNATGCVADINISCPKELQVMGEEEAERGGVVACKSACEAFGLDQYCCSGQFANPTTCRPSLYSSIFKRACPRAYSYAFDDGTSTFTCKASEYAIIFCPGRVKRPDSLNSDPPSPPQNQLGQPMAPPTQNQYGQPMAPAPQYQYGQPMAPPTQNQYGQPLAPPTQNQYDQPLAPPTQNQYGQPMAPPTPPPPGPNEDSMTPPPQNQNGDGQFMPPPTLDQDPNDQYMNPPIQDQSQRETQSSSDLLRPYPVLLLLGFSLTALRQSGTT
- a CDS encoding Pathogenesis-related thaumatin superfamily protein (Pathogenesis-related thaumatin superfamily protein; INVOLVED IN: response to other organism; EXPRESSED IN: 22 plant structures; EXPRESSED DURING: 13 growth stages; CONTAINS InterPro DOMAIN/s: Thaumatin, pathogenesis-related (InterPro:IPR001938); BEST Arabidopsis thaliana protein match is: Pathogenesis-related thaumatin superfamily protein (TAIR:AT2G17860.1).); this encodes MYDWRLRRKAGVCCLVDGYNLPIVALPTGGGLVGACNATGCVADINISCPKELQVMGEEEAERGGVVACKSACEAFGLDQYCCSGQFANPTTCRPSLYSSIFKRACPRAYSYAFDDGTSTFTCKASEYAIIFCPGRVKRPDSLNSDPPSPPQNQLGQPMAPPTQNQYGQPMAPAPQYQYGQPMAPPTQNQYGQPLAPPTQNQYDQPLAPPTQNQYGQPMAPPTPPPPGPNEDSMTPPPQNQNGDGQFMPPPTLDQDPNDQYMNPPIQDQSQRETQSSSDLLRPYPVLLLLGFSLTALRQSGTT
- a CDS encoding Pathogenesis-related thaumatin superfamily protein (Pathogenesis-related thaumatin superfamily protein; INVOLVED IN: response to other organism; LOCATED IN: endomembrane system; EXPRESSED IN: 22 plant structures; EXPRESSED DURING: 13 growth stages; CONTAINS InterPro DOMAIN/s: Thaumatin, conserved site (InterPro:IPR017949), Thaumatin, pathogenesis-related (InterPro:IPR001938); BEST Arabidopsis thaliana protein match is: Pathogenesis-related thaumatin superfamily protein (TAIR:AT2G17860.1); Has 35333 Blast hits to 34131 proteins in 2444 species: Archae - 798; Bacteria - 22429; Metazoa - 974; Fungi - 991; Plants - 531; Viruses - 0; Other Eukaryotes - 9610 (source: NCBI BLink).) — protein: MGRSPMVPMAVLVYVSLLFSVSYSSTFVITNNCPFTIWPGTLAGSGTQPLPTTGFRLDVGQSVRIPTALGWSGRIWARTGCNFDANGAGKCMTGDCGGKLECAGNGAAPPTSLFEITLGHGSDDKDFYDVSLVDGYNLPIVALPTGGGLVGACNATGCVADINISCPKELQVMGEEEAERGGVVACKSACEAFGLDQYCCSGQFANPTTCRPSLYSSIFKRACPRAYSYAFDDGTSTFTCKASEYAIIFCPGRVKRPDSLNSDPPSPPQNQLGQPMAPPTQNQYGQPMAPAPQYQYGQPMAPPTQNQYGQPLAPPTQNQYDQPLAPPTQNQYGQPMAPPTPPPPGPNEDSMTPPPQNQNGDGQFMPPPTLDQDPNDQYMNPPIQDQSQRETQSSSDLLRPYPVLLLLGFSLTALRQSGTT
- a CDS encoding Pathogenesis-related thaumatin superfamily protein gives rise to the protein MLNPNILSWGLKLSKATSPLKHCILLSLYILFVINPGPWTSQQIHISEILNVYTIMGRSPMVPMAVLVYVSLLFSVSYSSTFVITNNCPFTIWPGTLAGSGTQPLPTTGFRLDVGQSVRIPTALGWSGRIWARTGCNFDANGAGKCMTGDCGGKLECAGNGAAPPTSLFEITLGHGSDDKDFYDVSLVDGYNLPIVALPTGGGLVGACNATGCVADINISCPKELQVMGEEEAERGGVVACKSACEAFGLDQYCCSGQFANPTTCRPSLYSSIFKRACPRAYSYAFDDGTSTFTCKASEYAIIFCPGRVKRPDSLNSDPPSPPQNQLGQPMAPPTQNQYGQPMAPAPQYQYGQPMAPPTQNQYGQPLAPPTQNQYDQPLAPPTQNQYGQPMAPPTPPPPGPNEDSMTPPPQNQNGDGQFMPPPTLDQDPNDQYMNPPIQDQSQRETQSSSDLLRPYPVLLLLGFSLTALRQSGTT